The sequence CTGCAATTGGAAAAGTCAACGGCTGCCTGCAATGCCAGTGGCAATATTGTCTCTTCGGCTGGAAGGCGGGCTGAAATAAGGGAAATTGAAAACTGAATCGCAGACGGCAGGCAGGTGGAAAGGCAAAGGAAATGCAATCAAGTCGGTTACTGTCTGAGTTTTCCTTGTTGTCATAAGAGGATTTCTCGCAAGATTTTTCCAAGCTTCTCGGGAGTAACTTTGTTTTATACCTGAATAGCCGGGATTTGTTCAGCTGAATAATTAATCGAGAAAATTGCAAGAAATGAAGAGAGGATTATAATCAGGGAATTAATAGAAATGTACTTGCAATGttttaacaacaaaaaaatagTCGTAGAGAAGTAACTATAAAAGTAACTATACATTAATTGTATTTTATTGACTATTAATTTCGAGTCGATAAAAGGAATAATTACTGAATATTTTGTAAAGTATTACATTAAATCTTTGAAACCACAAGTATCGATTTTATATTATGTGTAATTCGTTAAAAATGAATACCAAAAATTCAAACTCTGGACTCTTTAATAAAGAAATGAAACTGTAAAGTATTCTACAGGCTTTATATTATTTAGTGTTGAATGTatactttactttactttttCGTGTGATTTTAATACAACCGGtattaagtttttaatttaagtttttttccgcacatttacatatttatttttttcgatCAAGTACATGCTAGcatgttaaaaaaaagtttgaaacgtatacaatttcaaattttaaagCTAACAGTATTTAAAGAGTTATTTCTATACATACTTTTTTAAACGCCTTTGCTTATTTATCATTAAAAGTATTTACCCAATATAGATTTTCTCAGCAAAAGCTAATTGATTGTTCAAGAAAGTGTGCACTTAGCAGCATACAATCAGAAATGACTATATTTGATTTGCGAATAATAGCCAAGGCTAAAAATTGTTGACGCCAGAATGCATGTGTAATTTTTTTGCATTCAATTTTGGCAAATATTTGCGGACCGAATAAAAGTAAATGGCATTGGAATTCGGTGCAATCGATGGCATCGCCATTCAGATGAAAATATTGCAGCCCCGACTGGTGGCAACCGCCAACCATCGATTCAAGTGCAAATCGAATCAGCCTGGCGTGAAAACGCGCCAGGAAATCGTGGCCAAACAAAAAAGGGAAAGCcgaaaaaaatcagaaaaaatatatatattatgttattataGAGTTTTTTTTGTGTGGCGAAAGCCCTTTTAGCATATGGCGAGCTGCATTTAGCATTTAACTTGGCCTGCCCTTGTGGAAATTTCTGTGCCCAAATGGGAGGGCAAATCAAATTTCCGGACCGAAATCCATGTCCCTGCTGAAAATCCTTTTTCCCCTCATCAAAGTTGCATCTTCTCGTCTTCGGCGACGTTGCCATGGCATTTCAGTCGAACCTGGACAATTAGTTGAGCGTTGAGCTGCTGTTGCAGCCTTCGATCCCGAAATCTGTGCCAATTTCGGTGATTTCCCAGCAGCCTCACCTGCCACTCCATTCCGATATTGTACTCGTACCATCAGCGAGAAGAACCCGGCTAAATAATCAATAACTGTCACACAAAACCAATTCTCGAGCTCCTGGTGCCCGAAACTTTTCGGCTGACGAAAGTTCGGTGTGTCCAAAACAGAGACTGAACAAATAAAGTGACGCGCTGTTTTCATTTGTTTTGATTGAGGTTTGCATCTTGTTCAAACAAATGAAGGTGGACTGTTGGATTGCTTAATGAAAAATGGAATATTGAATTACAATCGGATCAGGGGAAAGAGAAGGTTTTGGAAAGGAAAAAGTTTTGGTTGAGTGAACTCGGATTGATCAGGTTGAGATATTTAGATGCGAGTTAAGTACTCTTATAAAAAGATACATTTAAAGAAGATGGACTAGTGAGTTTTggatataaaatatatatatcttatATCTTCTGGCCAAAAAAGGTAATATAATTGTGGATTTATAATGGCCCTATAgctaagaaaaaaaatagatTCGATGCTCTGAATTGAGCTATAAAATTACCCCCACAATATACAGGCCTGCCAAGATATCTCCCaacattaatttaatttctaaaaTACATCCCAAAGACAGTTCGTTGAAATTGATGCCCGAATCCGACATTTCCCACATTTAAATGGAAACCATTCGATTCTATGGGCTTGCTTACCTTGCGGCAGTTGATTTTGGGTACGCCCCCTTTTCTTTTGCCCAAGAATATGCTGATCAACTTTTTCCTTCGTCTTTTTTTTGGGCTGACATTTGCACATTTTATGGTCCATGGCCACAATTTAATGTTCGATGTGCTTTGTTGGCTCGCTCTTGTTGTTGTCGTCAATGCCATTCACATTTTCGTTGTGGGCTAATTTAATATTGTGCTTTGTATGATTTTCACATATTATCAAGAAGTTTTATTGCGGCAATTGAACACGTTGTCAGAGGGACTTGACTCCGTATCGTCGTAAAATTGAAGCACCCCCAGTATTTTTGGATATTTATGTTAAGGATATTGTAAACGTGTGCTGGtgtgcgtatacgtaatatgcGGGTGGCCCTGCGGCTCTGTTTTGTTGTTGGCCGGGTTGTTTACTTTTATTGGCTTTCGGTATTATTGGTTATTGTGATGCGAGGGATTTGAGGGATGCGGGGTGGATATATACGGATTGGAAAAGGTGCGCGTGCCTGTCTAGCTGCCTGTTataatttaacttttatttctCTATTTATGGCTTAATAAGACACACGTTCTCGAGGTTCACCATCCGAAGCCAAGGCTGCTTATCAGGCACTTAAACCAACAACTTTTTTATGACCCGGTCAAAATAAACGTTTATTTAATTGCCGCACACTAAACTTTAACAGCGATGACAAAATACCACCTCCTCTATCAATGacaataaatttatatttgcCTATGGTAATAATTAGTCCATTGAATCTGTGATTTATCATGCCCAATAAGTGTCCAGCTCAATGAAAACTTATGTTTGAGTCCTGCTATTTGCAGTACATAAATATGAATTCTATCTCATTTTAAGTTTTTCATGTGCCAGAGGTAAAGGTGACTTAGTGCAATTGTAATTGTATTATTGAAAGCCAGAATGCCCGAAAGGCTGGTGtacattaattttatttatttggccTACATAGGAGGGAATATGTTTGAacgttttcttttttaatagGATTTAGGCTTGCTGTCCATTACTAcgattgttattttttttaagttattataagtttattttaattggcaaaacaataaaaacaatttacaaAATTGATCTAATAAGTACATAGAAGATACTATGTTtgtaattttataaatacatttttattactgACCATTACTGCTATTCTTTTTCTATAATGTGATTATAAGTTAATTTTAATTAGTAAAATaacacaaaaataaacaaaatgtaGTTAAAAGCTCTACAAAAAATGAAGGACTAAAGTGAATTTTATTTAgatttgaatatttttacaatttaatatttctaaattgaattaaataaaagtaaCTATTCTGTCAATCAAGGGACTATTCCATTCAATTCTCCCCTATTTTCATAAAATGCATAAATTTATGTTCTCTGAAAATTGTTGGGCTTTATGTAGTGTAAATGCTAAACCGATTGAAGGGACTTTGGGAACAGTTAATAAAATTCCGTGACGTTCTTTTGGCATATTTTAAATTCCCCCTGCAGGAATGCCTCACTTAAAGTCAACAGCAAATGGCAGGACAAATGTTGACAAAGGAATGCAACAAATAACAAACAACAGCCGGTGAAGAGGTCCTTGACGAAAATGAGAGCGAACTGGGGTCGCCGTAGTTGAAAGGATGCAGCGGAGCAAATAGTGTGGGTACGAGGACTAGGCCTAGTTTACGATTTCGTCCTGAAACTGCAGCTGACCACAGGTCGCGACTAAGAGGGCACCGGCAGGAAAAAGCCGGGAAAAGCTGGGAAAAGCATATTCCCCTAGGTTACAGCGAGAGCCTTCTCCTCGGGCCAAGCCTCTTGAGAAATAACGCTTAGCCTCTGATCttgctttatatttttctGGCATTTTGCTCGGAGTTTCCCCACTTTTCTACCCAGTTATTTTCccttcatttttgtttttagctgAGTAAAGTCTATTATGCTTGCGAAAATTGCTTTACAGCTGCAAAACAATGCGGCAAAAAAGGTTACACAGCACAAAAAGAAATACACACTAAAATGAATAATGACAGCGAACTGGAGGGAATGGTCTAGAGATTACTTTTAACTCCGTTTGCTTTTCAGTTTGTAATATGAAAAATGCTGAATACCCTTTCTGAagctgaaaaaaaatatttgccatGCTTGCAACTTTGTGAATGGAACTTAACTTTCcactaaaatcaaagaaataaaaaaataaataagtatacCAGCAAGCTTCTTAGTTTGTTACCACCCTTACTTAAAGATATCCTTGGAATACATtgtcttttttattttcgcgGATTATAGCACTCTCTCAGACATAATCACCGATCCCCCCGAGTGAGGGTATTAAAAGGGAATTTACTATCAAAGTCTCCGGACAGCAGCAGTGAAATAATATTTGCCCCAACCTCAGGGGGAAGGAAATCGGTTGGGGAAGTGCAGCTAAAATAATTTGCGCATAATGAAGCCGGAAGTGTGAATGCAAAGAATACAAGGAAAGTGGAAGAAAGTGGAGGAAAGAACTTCATTATCTGCGCCAAGCAGCTCTTCCAGCAAGAAGAAGATGAAGTCGAGGCATTCAAGCAGGGAAAATTACACAAAAATCTTTGCCGGGATTTTCTAATTAAAGTTTCAgcaaacgaaacgaaacgcGGCGCCAAAGTGAAATTAATGGCTCTGCCATTTTTGGCCAGACCGGGTTTTACCCATTTCCCCCTATTTGCTTGTGTGAGTGTGTATTTGGCTTTATGAAGTCAACGATAGCAGCATTTTCGGCCACTTAATCTGTTCCCTCACTCGAACTCGGCCTTTTCCGCTCCTCTGCCCCGACGCCTCGGTGTGTGCGTAATTTATTTGCAATCAATGCGGCCCTAAAGGACATTATTTTTACATTAAAGGAAGGGCTAAGAGTGTGTGCGAGATAGAGAGAGAGATGGAGAGAAAAAGAGAGAAAAAACAAACCAGGCCAAAAAAATCCGTGCCAAAAAACAAGTTAGCTGCCATTTGGCAGCTGTCACATAATACATCTCACACCGTGCAGGCATAAATAATGCGGTAGACTTATGGACTTCTAATAGGAACAGATTACTTTAAGTTAGGTCGGCTAAATAAGCCTGTAGGATTTTAGTGGTGGGATGTTCTATTGTTAGgtaaaattatttgtatatatttttttctttggaatgtattttggttttatttttagttaaGTTAGAATATAATATAGGAATAGTATACGTATGACTTACATATTtcttacaaaaataaatatctagTTAAATTTGAATATCTTTTTTataacaataatatttatttaggtatattcaatttttttttaataatatattttttggtgTTATTATCGAATGTTTTGTAAAATAGGTAATATTTTCTGTTTTGGTCGAGAACTAGATTTCTTGAAGTCCCAGCAGACATAACCTCgttttggctaacacatcttccTGTTAAAATATCTAGTACAATAGGTATCATATTTAATATCTATTTTAATAtctattataatatatattttaataccaataacaatatatattataatatatatttcaatacCACTTATATAtctattataatatttattataatatctAAGTACTTCAAATTGGTCTTTACATTGCCTACCAttcttataaaattatttttctgtAGCTTTGATTTGAGTGTATGCTATGAGAATACATTATCTGTGCGGAGCTGGATAAACTATTCGTGGGATTCATCTGTGACACGTGAGACGTCACATTTGTGTGTTTGTCATAACGCCCGTTAATGTTAGTTTCATTAGGCGGGCCACCCAACTTTCCCCCCCTCCTGTAACAGCGGCCATTGCTCCATGTTTTTGCTTGTGTCAGATAGAACTGACAAACTCCGTGGAAAGTTTCTCGAACCCCGGGCACGTATCGTGTGTCATAAGCAGGGAAAGCGGCTTCTGGCTTTCGGGAGCGGCAACTGCAGTGTCCGCTGCAGTTGTTCAgttggaaataaaattattaaccCCGCTGCAATGCAACATAAATAGGATTAGTGTCTGCAGCAACTGCGCAGGGAGAACAAACACGACTTGGTCTTGGATGGCTAGACCGAAGGAGTCGGAGCAGCCGGAGAAAGGCCACAACAAAGGCAGCCCAGCAGCGTTTGCATTTGCATGTTGCATACTTCACGGCGCAGTGCTCACATATGATAAACGGCAACGACAATACCACAACCACATACCCATATACCAGCACACTCATAGCCGTAGCTGTATCTGTGTCTGGAattgtatctgtgtgtgttaGTCTGCGGGTATTTCCCTTTTTTCAGCATTTCGCTACGTACGTTCGTTTTGCCTTCGCCTTTGTTTTGGCCGGGCAAAAATGCAGCTGAGTATTTTTCAGCTACATGCAAAAACTTCATTTCATTTCTGCGGCTGTCGTCCAGTGTATTGACCCCTAAACGCCCTCCACATCCACACTTACCCACTCCCACAGTTGCAATCCAAACATTAGTGACAAAGCCATTCCATTTTGTTCACCCCCCGCAACCATTTCGACACCATCGCGGTTTTTGCAAGCATTTTGTTTGCTTTGTGGCTTCCGGTTTCTGTTACTGCCACTGTTACTATTACTCTTTTCGCTTCTGTTGCTCGAAAGCCGGCTTTAAAAATTCGCAATCCTGCCCGAAAGTCAACTGCTCTCAGAGCAATTGAGTATTTACCCAACTCAAAGTTATTTAAATATGCATGCGACATTGCCTCATAATTAAGCCATCAATGGTTTGGCTTGTGCCCTACAGGTATTTGCAACAGTGCCACTTGAAATCGATCCCGGTACTCGGATTCCCATGAAATGCCAACGGCAAGTCAACGCGACGAATTCCAGTACGAAATCAGAGGAGAACTGTCTgtcataaaataaattatttgcatttttCCAGCGCACTTTAATACAATACACTTTTCGCATTGTTACTCGCATTCTCTATTAAAACACAATTAAATCCGCttgtaatttaattattacatattttaatatttttgtttcaGAACAAATTGTTTTATTATCAGATTAATTACATtctataatattttgtttttttaattatttataatgaACCAAATTTTCTGGATATTTTACTTAAATCTCTGGGGTTCATAAACcatttaatttcttttctaTTTGTTTTCATAAATTTAAGTACCtcatgttattttttttggcacttcctttcttttaatttcttttataATCTTAAGTAACACTACACCAGACTCTGCTGAAATTGCCACACGAAAGAGCGACCGAGATAGGAACTCGCCAGCCTTGCGGTTTTGGGCTTGAAAAATTAACGCGGAAATGCCAAAATGTTGTTCATACGCCCCGTTGCTTGCATGCAAATTTCATATATTAGGCCAGGGGTGTCGCGTAGAGGGGGTGAAAAAAGGGGGCTTGTTGTGTTTGGCTTGCATGGTCGTCGGCCGTAATTGCAACATGCCGCACAAGCACACACACGCCGCGCAGTGGGCGACTTGGGACTTCAGCCAAGTCAAACAAACCGCGGGGCACAaccaaaaacacaaaaaaaaatatggaaaaaaacagaaaacgaAGGAAAGCCAAATTTCTAGTTGTGCAACAGTGAGGCATGGAAAAGGGGGGGAAATGTTGCGCCCATGGAACTCCTGGCAGGGTGTTGTTATGACTTAATGCGGCCTACGCGAGTGGCGGTTGAGAAAGATGCACTCGAAGAaaagttacattttttaacaATTCTATCTTTTTTCTCTGgggcctaaaagtatgcagtaggTAAtggataaatttaaaatttaatgttgCATACATTTAGACACGTACAATTACATTAAAAAGACTTTTACGAAGAAAGTATTAAGAGTTTCCTTTGAGGACTTCCTAATACTTAATAAGTCGAAATTGTTGTTCCTAACATGCTTTACCCTCACCTATTTCTTCCGGTGCATTAAACATAATACATAAGGACCCTTACTGAAGTCCATTAAACTGTCCGCAGTTCCATGTTTACGACAGCCGCACTGACCATTCCCCATTTTCTACTTTCTGGCTCTTTGCAGGCCTGATCCTCATCCGGAATCATTCTAGTTCGAGTATGCGATGGCAGCGGGAAGAGCAGCCGCGACGCTGGAGGCCCCGGGTCCGCCCAGTGGTCAGGACATAGCCAGCGACAACAGCGCCCAGAGCCGCACGCTGGCCACGAAGGTGCGGCGAAAAGGGCCACGCCCCCAGCGGCGCCTGCACCCGCCCCTGCGATCCCGCCCGCCGCTCCACCAGCCGCTCCAGCGGCTTCACCTGCTCCATCTGCTGCTGTGGCTGCTGTGCTGCTACTGCCAACTGGGCCAGCTGAGGGCCGAGTGCCCGGCGGTGTGCGAGTGCAAGTGGAAGAGCGGCAAGGAGTCCGTCTTGTGCCTTAACGCCAATCTCACCCACATCCCGGAGCCGCTGGACGGGGGCACCCAGCTCCTGGACCTCAGTGGCAATGAGATTCAATCGATACCCGACGATAGCTTCGCGAAGGCTCAGTTGCTCAATCTGCAGAAGGTGTACTTGGCCAGGTGTCACCTGCGTCTGATCGAACGGCATGCCTTCCGCAAGCTAATTAACCTGGTGGAGCTGGATCTCAGTCAGAACCTGCTCTCGGCCATACCCTCGCTGGCTCTCTACCATGTCTCGGAACTCAGAGAACTCCGGCTGAGTGGCAATCCCATACTGAGAGTACCGGACGATGCTTTCGGCCATGTACCACAACTGGTCAAGTTGGAGCTGAGCGACTGCCGGCTGTCGCACATTGCGGTGCGGGCCTTTGCCGGACTGGAGAGCAGTCTGGAGTGGCTGAAGCTGGACGGGAATCGGTTGAGCGAGGTGAGGAGTGGCACCATCACCTCGCTGGCTTCGCTCCATGGCCTGGAGCTGGCCCGCAATGCCTGGAATTGCAGCTGCTCCTTGCGACCGCTGAGATCCTGGATGCTGCAGCAGAATATACCGAGTGGCATACCGCCCACGTGCGAATCGCCGCCGCGATTGTCTGGCCGAGCTTGGGACAAACTGGATGTGGATGACTTCGCCTGCGTGCCGCAAATTGTGGCCACAGACACCACAGCCCATGGGGTGGAGGGCAGGAACATAACCATGAGCTGTTATGTGGAGGGTGTGCCCCAACCGGCGGTTAAGTGGTTGCTCAAGAACCGTCTGATAGCCAATCTCAGTGCTGGCGGGGATGGGGACTCCGATTCGGAGCCCAGGACGGCGGCAGCCACGCAGGGCAGGAAGACGTATGTGGTTAATATGCTGAGGAATGCCTCGAATCTCACCATTCTCACGGCTGACATGCAGGATGCAGGGATCTATACGTGTGCGGCGGAGAATAAGGCTGGCAAAGTGGAGGCCAGTGTTACATTGGCCGTGTCTCGACGACCTCCGGAAGCGCCGTGGGGCGTGAGGATTATACTGCTGGGTGTTATAGCCGCCCTGCTCCTGGTTGGCGGATCCTCCTTTGCGGCCATTTGTCTGTGCTCTCTGCAGAGGCGGCGAAAGCTGCGTCTGTGGAACTCTGTGCCGCCGGTGAGGCGGAGTGAGAGCTACGAGAAGATCGAGATGACGGCCAGAACGAGACCGGATCTTGGGGGCGGTGCCAGTTGCGGGGGCGGCAGTGCCACGGGCGCCGGACTCTTTCACGATGCCGAGGAGCAGGGCTATCTGCGGGCAGCCACCCACACACCCCTGAACGACAATGATGCGGGACAGGCGGCGGCCATCGTGAATCCGAGTGCGGGAAGTGCCCAGCGGAGGAACGGGGACTACCTGCACGTTTCCACCCACTGCgacgacgaggaggaggagcagcagcagcagcagatgcaCCACCACCCGCAGCACCACCCACATCCACATCCcaatcagcagcagcagcagcagag is a genomic window of Drosophila suzukii chromosome 2L, CBGP_Dsuzu_IsoJpt1.0, whole genome shotgun sequence containing:
- the kek3 gene encoding uncharacterized protein kek3 is translated as MAAGRAAATLEAPGPPSGQDIASDNSAQSRTLATKVRRKGPRPQRRLHPPLRSRPPLHQPLQRLHLLHLLLWLLCCYCQLGQLRAECPAVCECKWKSGKESVLCLNANLTHIPEPLDGGTQLLDLSGNEIQSIPDDSFAKAQLLNLQKVYLARCHLRLIERHAFRKLINLVELDLSQNLLSAIPSLALYHVSELRELRLSGNPILRVPDDAFGHVPQLVKLELSDCRLSHIAVRAFAGLESSLEWLKLDGNRLSEVRSGTITSLASLHGLELARNAWNCSCSLRPLRSWMLQQNIPSGIPPTCESPPRLSGRAWDKLDVDDFACVPQIVATDTTAHGVEGRNITMSCYVEGVPQPAVKWLLKNRLIANLSAGGDGDSDSEPRTAAATQGRKTYVVNMLRNASNLTILTADMQDAGIYTCAAENKAGKVEASVTLAVSRRPPEAPWGVRIILLGVIAALLLVGGSSFAAICLCSLQRRRKLRLWNSVPPVRRSESYEKIEMTARTRPDLGGGASCGGGSATGAGLFHDAEEQGYLRAATHTPLNDNDAGQAAAIVNPSAGSAQRRNGDYLHVSTHCDDEEEEQQQQQMHHHPQHHPHPHPNQQQQQQRKGSQGHVASASGTNNSAPLEETDLHIPRLIDIGGTDSASSSISSQVDAAARLAGYAGHTWKTTPIATTKINSPHSKPATSAASSSLNAQGTGSSTATPYAHYGNHPADEMATSVFCSEGQESDLFDSNYPDLLDIAKYAVAQAQQQEGRGQGYGQATPTPNGGLCTLPRKLKTSGKYFRNSSDSQSPLLADNSSKYGSSTLGDGSFLNEAMGLGRRYSAESSYANYSSTATYTGGGQRANSFLNLVQSGAHKGNLLSGHLGQKPSLPSSPVQHQRSLSSAATPLLDFSALASRAAGAANSSVAAYDYHAAQLERFLEEYRNLQDQLCKMKETCDTIRKKETPLRVAIGQSAAQLADPVMYSAASHSPKPQATSNLKTKTLLPGQPPDPPPYWLHRNAMLKRLNGDGSGGTNGGSGMGSPSPASPQPGQDIFKS